One region of Nerophis lumbriciformis linkage group LG10, RoL_Nlum_v2.1, whole genome shotgun sequence genomic DNA includes:
- the myo5c gene encoding unconventional myosin-Vc isoform X3, which produces MALVQLYTRYNRVWIPDEEHVWKSAEILRDFHDGDDRLQLLLEDGTEYTVDSSPTKLPPLRNPDILVGENDLTALSYLHEPAVLHNLRVRFLEFRIIYTYCGIILVALNPYKQLSIYGDAIIHAYSGQNMGDMDPHIFAVAEEAYKQMARNQRNQSIIISGESGAGKTVSARYAMRYFAVVSKSGSKTQVEDKVLASNPITEAIGNAKTTRNDNSSRFGKFTEISFDSRYRIIGANMRTYLLEKSRVVFQAYNERNYHIFYQMCACADLPQFKALQLMSAEEFHYTGMGCDIFIEGVDDRKSMEETQRTFSLLGLNEDFQSDVFKVLAAILHMGNVEIKSCGDDRSSISPSDTHLLIVCDLLGVRADKLVQWLCNRRLVLVAEKVVKPLHKDRAVNSRDALAKRIYAYLFDCIINRINRALQVPGKQHAFIGVLDIYGFETFDINSFEQFCINYANEKLQQQFNLHVFKLEQEEYMKEDIPWTLIDFYDNQPAIDLIEAKMGILDLLNEECLFPQGTDQSWLQKLYNYLGSKPLFERPKLSNETFVIQHFADKVEYHCKDFLEKNRDALYEELVEVMRDSQFPFLAKFFQEEEQKALNIRGIKVKAARPGVKPANKQLRTSVGDKFCSSLSLLMATLNATTPHYVRCIKPNDEKLPFEYDSRRVVQQLRACGVLETIRISAQSYPSRWTYSEFYNRYNVLMTNQEAGFNDKMQTCKNVLQRLIQDSNQYKFGRTKIFLRAGQVAFLEKLRLDQLRTACITIQKHVRGWSQRKKYLRMRNAAITLQQYIRGKKTIRKAVSAANLKQAWAAVLIQRYWRGFRIWKVYETKMTTLQSEIDRVIIEKQNMEKTFEASSKEQKEKYDQAKLNLLEEKEIQKRLSKIAEHNLDIQRQDHEKELRSLKEEIRRLKEERVGLQMKLDEDDRVETDLRDQVTQLTKHVKVIPELRRDLSNLQNQKNTVDRKMKQQSEEARASLNEISKLLAGSIVEEDVLLRLTANTSEKTYEAEDLLAAFDCLEKATRTLESHRKEQKAIYETQVEGFKMKVDYLQNENNSLQNLFTEKSSIAETIRQEVCRLSSENSVIPELKGQISELQRQSKDYEALIEKQNKDLAENAEEIKSVLQKKIEEESSKRRHFEEQAEVLEEDKKDLQGKIKDLQEDSDHLSRQLQMERDAKIRLRLEVTQLSSDNIEFEEQLDQKDRLIKRLENQIRLETAHKDEKTSSSASPKGYLGMLEYKKEDQSKLIQNLILDLKPNGVAVNMIPVLPAYILFMCVRHADYMNDEEKLMSLMNAIISNVKRFTMTHQNDLVSLSFWLCNMYQLLNCLKQYSGDEEFSKQSTPRQVKNCLQNFDLSDHRQVVSDLAICIYHQFITTMENALATAIVPAMLEHESLQGIFNTKPTGFRKHSSKNNDDTEMCTVSFIIERLSRFHTIMSHHSMDANLIKQVVKQLLFYIGATTVNHLLLSKNMCSCSRGMQIRCNISYLEEWLQEKELLSSIDTLQPLTQAAWLLQVSKTTDDDAKAIVEKCTELNMVQIVKILNSYTPIDGYEKRVASSFVRKVQSLRQDHDGSAQLMMDVRYRFPVTFPFYLSPQALELLKVPNSLHLEFLNMI; this is translated from the exons ATGGCGTTGGTTCAGCTATACACACGG TACAACAGAGTGTGGATTCCAGATGAAGAACACGTGTGGAAATCAGCAGAAATTCTGAGAGATTTTCACGACGGGGATGATCGTCTTCAACTGCTTCTTGAAGATGGCACT GAGTACACCGTGGACTCGTCACCAACAAAACTCCCTCCGCTTCGCAACCCAGATATCTTGGTGGGGGAGAACGATCTCACTGCTCTTAGCTACCTCCATGAACCTGCAGTTCTGCACAACCTCAGAGTGCGATTCTTGGAGTTCAGAATCATCTACACTTACTGTG GTATCATCCTGGTGGCTTTGAATCCCTACAAGCAGCTTTCTATCTACGGAGATGCAATCATTCACGCATACTCGGGCCAGAACATGGGTGACATGGACCCGCATATATTTGCAGTTGCAGAGGAAGCCTACAAACAGATGGCCAG AAACCAAAGGAACCAGTCCATCATCATCAGTGGAGAATCTGGAGCAGGCAAAACAGTGTCTGCTCGATACGCAATGAGATACTTTGCTGTTGTAAGCAAATCAGGCAGTAAGACCCAAGTTGAAGACAAAGTCTTGGCATCCAATCCCATAACAGAG GCCATTGGGAATGCAAAGACGACCAGAAACGACAACAGCAGCCGTTTTGGAAAATTCACCGAGATcagttttgacagcaggtaccGGATCATCGGGGCAAATATGAGGACGTACCTTTTGGAGAAATCCAGAGTGGTTTTCCAG GCTTACAATGAGAGGAACTATCACATATTTTACCAAATGTGCGCCTGTGCAGACCTGCCACAGTTCAAGGCACTCCAGCTGA TGAGTGCCGAAGAGTTCCACTACACCGGCATGGGCTGTGATATTTTTATTGAAGGTGTAGATGACAGGAAAAGCATGGAGGAGACTCAGCGGACCTTCTCCTTGCTAG GACTGAATGAGGACTTTCAATCGGATGTCTTCAAAGTGCTGGCAGCCATTCTCCATATGGGAAATGTGGAAATAAAGAGCTGTGGTGATGACAGATCATCTATTTCT CCCAGCGACACACACCTCCTCATCGTCTGTGACCTGTTGGGTGTGCGTGCAGACAAGTTGGTGCAATGGCTGTGCAATCGGAGGCTTGTGCTTGTGGCCGAGAAGGTGGTAAAACCGTTGCACAAGGACCGTGCGGTGAATTCAAGAGATGCCCTCGCCAAGCGGATCTATGCTTATTTGTTTGACTGCATCATCAACAGGATCAACCGAGCACTGCAGGTGCCTgggaagcaacatgcttttataGGCGTTTTGGACATCTATGG CTTTGAGACGTTTGACATCAACAGTTTTGAGCAGTTTTGCATCAACTATGCCAATGAGAAGCTGCAGCAGCAGTTTAACTTG CATGTGTTTAAACTGGAGCAAGAGGAGTACATGAAAGAAGACATCCCATGGACGTTAATAGATTTCTATGACAACCAGCCAGCCATTGACTTGATTGAAGCTAAAATGGGAATCCTTGACTTGCTAAATGAAGAATGTTTG TTCCCTCAAGGCACAGATCAAAGCTGGCTGCAGAAACTATACAACTACCTTGGTAGCAAGCCCTTGTTTGAGAGGCCCAAGTTGTCGAATGAAACGTTTGTGATACAACACTTTGCTGACAAG GTGGAGTATCATTGCAAAGATTTTCTTGAGAAAAACAGAGATGCTCTTTATGAAGAACTGGTTGAAGTTATGAGAGATAGTcag TTTCCTTTCCTGGCCAAATTCTTCCAAGAGGAGGAGCAAAAGGCTCTAAACATTAGAGGAATCAAAGTGAAGGCAGCCAGGCCCGGAGTGAAACCAGCCAATAAACAGCTCAGAACCTCAGTTGGTGATAAG TTTTGCAGCTCTCTCTCCTTACTGATGGCGACATTGAATGCTACAACCCCTCACTATGTGCGCTGCATCAAGCCAAATGATGAAAAGCTGCCATTTGA aTATGACTCCAGGAGGGTGGTCCAGCAGCTACGGGCCTGTGGAGTCCTAGAAACTATTCGCATCAGTGCTCAAAGTTACCCATCCAG GTGGACCTACTCTGAGTTTTACAACCGTTACAATGTCCTAATGACCAATCAGGAGGCGGGATTCAATGATAAAATGCAAACGTGCAAAAATGTGCTGCAGAGGTTGATTCAG GACTCGAACCAGTACAAATTTGGTCGCACAAAGATCTTCCTTCGAGCTGGTCAGGTAGCATTTTTAGAGAAGCTTCGTCTGGACCAACTACGAACGGCCTGCATTACCATCCAGAAACACGTGCGAGGGTGGAGCCAGAGAAAGAAGTACCTTCGCATGAGGAATGCAGCCATCACGTTACAACAATACATCCGTGGCAAGAAGACGATACG TAAAGCAGTGAGTGCAGCTAACCTGAAGCAGGCTTGGGCAGCCGTCTTGATCCAGAGATACTGGAGAGGCTTCCGCATATGGAAGGTCTATGAAACG AAAATGACTACGCTTCAAAGTGAAATCGATCGGGTGATTATTGAGAAGCAGAACATGGAGAAAACATTTGAAGCTTCCTCCAAAGAACAAAAAG AAAAATATGATCAAGCAAAGCTGAATCTGCTAGAGGAGAAAGAAATTCAAAAAAGACTTAGCAA GATCGCTGAGCACAACCTTGACATTCAGAGACAGGATCATGAGAAAGAGCTGAGAAGCCTGAAAGAGGAGATCAGGCGGTTAAAGGAAGAAAGAGTCGGTCTGCAGATGAAGTTGGATGAGGACGACCGAGTTGAAACTGACCTGCGTGATCAGGTGACCCAGCTCACCAAGCATGTCAAGGTTATCCCCGAACTACGCAGGGACTTGAGCAACTTGCAAAATCAGAAGAATACCGTAGACCGAAAGATGAAGCAACAGTCTGAAGAAGCAAGAG CCAGTCTAAATGAGATTTCAAAACTACTTGCTGGAAGTATTGTTGAAGAAGACGTGCTTTTGAG GCTAACAGCAAATACATCTGAGAAGACTTATGAAGCTGAAGACCTGCTAGCAGCCTTTGATTGTCTAGAGAAAGCTACcag AACACTGGAGAGCCACCGTAAGGAGCAGAAGGCAATCTATGAGACCCAAGTGGAGGGCTTCAAAATGAAAGTGGACTACCTTCAAAATGAAAACAACAGTTTGCAAAATCTGTTCACTGAGAAAAGCAGTATCGCTGAGACTATTCGCCAGGAGGTGTGCAGGCTGAGCAGCGAGAACTCT GTTATACCTGAGCTGAAAGGGCAGATTTCAGAGCTGCAAAGACAAAGTAAAGATTATGAGGCTCTCATAGAAAAGCAAAACAAAGATCTAGCTG AAAACGCAGAGGAAATCAAAAGCGTCCTTCAAAAGAAGATCGAAGAAGAGAGTTCTAAGCGCAG ACACTTTGAGGAGCAAGCTGAAGTGTTGGAGGAGGACAAGAAGGACCTACAAGGCAAAATAAAAGACCTCCAAGAGGACAGTGATCACTTAAGCAGGCAGCTGCAGATGGAGAGAGATGCCAAAATCCGACTGAGATTAGAAGTCACCCAGTTATCTTCAGATAATATA GAGTTTGAGGAACAGCTTGACCAGAAGGACAGGTTGATAAAAAGATTAGAGAATCAAATACGCCTCGAAACAGCACATAAAG ATGAGAAAACCTCTTCGTCAGCAAGTCCTAAAGGTTATCTTGGAATGTTGGAGTACAAGAAAGAGGATCAATCCAAGCTAATTCAAAACCTCATATTAG ACCTTAAGCCCAACGGTGTGGCGGTCAACATGATCCCTGTTCTGCCAGCGTACATCCTCTTCATGTGTGTCCGCCATGCTGACTACATGAACGATGAAGAAAAACTCATGTCTCTTATGAATGCCATTATAAGCAATGTCAAAAGGTTTACCATG ACTCACCAGAACGACTTGGTATCATTGTCCTTCTGGCTGTGCAACATGTATCAGCTGCTTAACTGTCTCAAGCAGTACAGTGGCGATGAG GAGTTTAGTAAACAAAGCACTCCCCGTCAAGTAAAGAACTGCTTGCAGAACTTTGACTTGTCGGACCACCGGCAGGTTGTCAGCGACTTGGCCATCTGCATCTACCACCAGTTCATTACGACTATGGAAAATGCTCTGGCAACTGCTATTG TCCCTGCTATGTTGGAGCACGAGAGTTTACAAGGGATTTTCAACACGAAGCCTACAGGTTTTAGGAAGCATTCCAGCAAAAACAATGACGACACGGAGATGTGCACCGTCTCCTTTATAATTGAACGGCTTTCACGCTTCCACACTATCATGAGCCACCACAGCATGGATGCAAACCTCATTAAACAGGTTGTCAAGCAACTGCTCTTTTACATTGGCGCGACCACCGTCAACCACCTGCTGCTCAGTAAAAACATGTGCTCCTGCAGTAGAGGAATGCAAATCAG